The Candidatus Marinimicrobia bacterium CG08_land_8_20_14_0_20_45_22 genomic sequence AGCACGAGCATTATGACCTTCAACTCCGACAAACTCTGTTTTGATAGATCCACCTTGGGGGTCCGACTGAACAGTGTGATTAATAGAATCGCTATAATAACGCATAACAAGCCCACAATAGTAAGTAGAATATTTCTCGTCTGTCTGTTGCGCTGTAATCGGGAGCGTTTCCCGGCTTGCTTTTCCGCCTCAAGCCAATCAACAAAATCATTACCGTCAGTAAAGCCGTGTTTCTCGTAGAGATCATACGCTTTGCTCTTGATTTCCTTGTTTTCTTCATTCAACTCTTTCTGCATCATTTCTTCACCTCTTTCTTGAATTAATAAATTATCGTCTAATCCGTTTCGACGTGCATTCCCTTCGCAATCAGTCTTATTCATATAGCCTTGTGTGGATGCTCCAATAATATTGCCGTTCGGGGTAGTGCGTCGCCAACGCCATTGATTCTCGGCGTCTTTGTAGAATTCCCATTTGTCGTTCATATTCTATTTTCTCCTTTCTTCTGTTTCTTCTGGCTATTTTAAATTTTTCTTATTACTCCTGGGTTGGGATTGATCTGGAATCTGAAGTTTCAGGTGGCGTAGAGTCCTGTCCGTTACGGTTGAACCGTAAGACGGATGATTTCGTGCTACTACGTTATACAGTGCGATAAGTCTTCCCGAAAGCATCTCCTGCCATCCGAGGAATATGGCATCTGGATTCGAACCAAATGAATCTTTGCGTTTAATCATGCTTTTAGTCTCATTAATATTTTTCAATCAATCGGCGTATTTCCTCTTGTGTTTTTCCGATCTTCTGCTGAAGCCTTCCCAGCAATTCTTCTTCTTTGCCTTCCGCGAAGAGCAGGTCATCATCTGTCAGGTTGGCGAATTGTTGTTTGAGCTTACCCGCGATCTCATTCCAATTTCCCTTAATGTTGAGTTTGTTCATTTAAAACCTCCATATTGTTAATTACCAGAACCTGTTTTGTTAACTGATAGTACATTTTAGTAAAGTAAAATTAATCATATCCAACCATAAAAATAATCGTCTAAAATAAAAAGAACTCATATTGAAACACCCACCTGAGCATCCAACAATATCCGTGACTTCCTTTCGATAGGGAAAAAGGGTGCTATTTCCAGGCCCGCATTGACTTTTACGTTGGGGGAGCCCCCAAACGCTCTGATAAGCTCGATAACATCCAGGTATATCGACGCGGCAAAACCACCCCGGCCGGCACTCATATCGATCGGCGAGTTCACGCCGAATGTTCCTACTCCAAAGCTGACCGGGAACTGTAGACCATATATCGCTTCCACATAGTGAAATCTTACCATGGCACTGCTCTTGCCGTAGTTGAGAGTACCCTTGGCCCGGGTGTCATACAGAACCTTGGGAATGGCAAGCACGAATTTTGTTTCGATCCTCGGCCCTTTGACGCGATAATAGTGTGTGACGGAGTTGAACCGATCGTTCTCACCGATTTTGATAGTATAATCAGGTTGGATATTGACTTTGATGAGCGCCCAATTGGGCAGGTAGTCAAACTGCAACAGCACTTGTTCGAATTCCTCCGGACGGATTGCGGCATAGGTGCCGT encodes the following:
- a CDS encoding general stress protein CsbD codes for the protein MNKLNIKGNWNEIAGKLKQQFANLTDDDLLFAEGKEEELLGRLQQKIGKTQEEIRRLIEKY